Proteins encoded within one genomic window of Streptomyces sp. NBC_01314:
- a CDS encoding [protein-PII] uridylyltransferase, which translates to MTSTDVRTDAEDSGPSGYAAARLRLLQEEAQSGPPRRSALAELTDDWLAGLFGAGATELRGASLVAVGGYGRGELSPRSDLDLLLLHDGSDERAVAALADRIWYPVWDLGLALDHSVRTPAEARKTAGEDLKVQLGLLDARHIAGDLGLTAGLRTAVLADWRNQAPKRLPELQELCAERAERQGELQYLLEPDLKEARGGLRDATALRAVAASWLADAPREGLAEARRRLLDVRDALHLTTGRATDRLALQEQDQVAAELGLLDADTLLRQVYEAARVISYASDVTWREVGRVLRSRAVRPRLRAMLGGGKPAPERSPLAEGVVEQDGEVVLARAAKPDRDPVLPLRAAAAAAQAGLPLSLHAVRRLAAAARPLPTPWPAEAREQLVTLLGSGRPTVDVWEALEAEGLITHLLPDWERVRCRPQRNAVHIWTVDRHLIETAVRASELTRRVHRPDLLLVAALLHDIGKGWPGDHSVAGEIIAKDVAARIGFDRDDVAVLSTLVRHHLLLVDTATRRDLEDPATVRSVADAVGSPGTLELLHALTESDALATGPAAWSSWRASLVSELVQRVEAVFAGDAPEEPEPGETSAEQERLAIEAFRTGGPVLSLRAQTEAAAGEKDEKADPEPLGVELLIAVPDQAGVLPAVAGVLAMHRLTVRTAELGTFDLPDSVEGSVLLLNWRVAAEYGSLPQAARLRADLVRALDGSLDIAGRLAERDAAYPRRRGVVAPPPRVTVAAAASRHATVIEVRAQDAPGLLHRIGRALEDAHVRVRSAHVSTLGANAVDAFYVTGPQGAPLPGDEAASVARKLEEMLRG; encoded by the coding sequence GTGACGAGTACGGACGTACGTACGGATGCAGAGGACTCGGGACCCAGCGGTTATGCGGCGGCCCGGCTGCGCCTCCTCCAGGAGGAGGCGCAGTCCGGGCCGCCGCGCCGTTCGGCCCTGGCCGAGCTGACCGACGACTGGCTCGCGGGCCTCTTCGGCGCGGGCGCCACCGAATTGCGCGGTGCCTCGCTGGTCGCCGTGGGGGGCTACGGGCGGGGTGAACTCTCGCCCCGCAGCGATCTGGATCTGCTGCTCCTGCACGACGGGTCCGACGAGCGGGCGGTGGCCGCGCTGGCCGACCGCATCTGGTATCCCGTCTGGGACCTGGGGCTGGCCCTCGACCACTCCGTGCGCACCCCCGCCGAGGCCCGCAAGACCGCCGGTGAGGACCTCAAGGTGCAGCTGGGGCTGTTGGACGCCCGGCACATCGCCGGTGATCTGGGACTGACCGCCGGGCTGCGGACCGCGGTCCTCGCCGACTGGCGCAACCAGGCGCCCAAACGCCTCCCGGAACTCCAGGAGCTGTGCGCCGAGCGGGCCGAGCGGCAGGGGGAGCTGCAGTACCTGCTGGAACCCGACCTCAAGGAGGCGCGCGGCGGGCTGCGCGACGCCACCGCCCTGCGCGCCGTCGCCGCCTCCTGGCTCGCCGACGCCCCGCGCGAGGGGCTCGCCGAAGCACGGCGCCGGCTCCTCGACGTACGGGACGCGCTGCATCTCACCACCGGGCGCGCGACCGACCGGCTCGCGCTCCAGGAACAGGACCAGGTCGCCGCCGAGCTGGGACTGCTGGACGCCGACACCCTGCTGCGCCAGGTGTACGAGGCCGCGCGGGTCATCTCGTACGCCAGTGATGTGACCTGGCGCGAAGTGGGGCGCGTGTTGCGTTCGCGCGCCGTGCGGCCCCGGCTGCGCGCCATGCTCGGCGGTGGGAAGCCCGCCCCCGAGCGGTCGCCGCTGGCCGAGGGCGTGGTCGAGCAGGACGGCGAGGTCGTACTCGCGCGGGCCGCCAAGCCCGACCGGGACCCCGTGCTGCCCCTGCGTGCCGCCGCCGCTGCCGCCCAGGCCGGACTGCCGCTGTCCCTGCACGCCGTACGGCGACTCGCAGCCGCCGCCCGGCCGCTGCCGACGCCCTGGCCCGCCGAGGCGCGCGAGCAGCTCGTCACCCTGCTGGGTTCCGGGCGCCCGACCGTCGACGTCTGGGAGGCGCTGGAGGCCGAGGGCCTCATCACGCACCTGCTGCCCGACTGGGAGCGGGTGCGCTGTCGGCCGCAGCGCAACGCCGTGCACATCTGGACCGTCGACCGGCACCTCATCGAGACCGCCGTCCGGGCCTCCGAACTGACCCGCCGGGTCCACCGGCCCGACCTCCTGCTCGTCGCCGCGCTGCTGCACGACATCGGAAAGGGCTGGCCCGGCGACCACTCCGTCGCCGGCGAGATCATCGCCAAGGACGTGGCGGCCAGGATCGGCTTCGACCGCGACGACGTGGCGGTGCTCTCCACCCTCGTACGCCACCATCTGCTGCTCGTCGACACGGCCACCCGGCGAGACCTGGAGGACCCGGCCACCGTCCGGTCCGTGGCCGACGCGGTCGGGTCGCCGGGCACGCTCGAACTGCTGCACGCGCTGACCGAGTCGGACGCGCTGGCCACCGGGCCCGCCGCCTGGTCGTCGTGGCGTGCCTCGCTGGTGTCCGAGCTGGTCCAGCGGGTCGAGGCGGTGTTCGCCGGAGATGCCCCGGAGGAACCGGAGCCCGGCGAGACCAGCGCCGAGCAGGAGCGGCTCGCGATCGAGGCGTTCCGCACGGGCGGTCCCGTGCTGTCGCTGCGCGCGCAGACGGAGGCCGCCGCCGGGGAGAAGGACGAGAAGGCCGACCCCGAGCCGCTCGGCGTGGAACTGCTCATCGCCGTACCCGACCAGGCGGGCGTCCTGCCCGCGGTCGCCGGCGTTCTCGCCATGCACCGGCTGACCGTGCGCACGGCCGAACTCGGCACGTTCGACCTCCCGGACAGCGTCGAGGGCTCGGTATTGCTGCTGAACTGGCGGGTGGCCGCCGAGTACGGCTCGCTGCCCCAGGCGGCCCGGCTCCGCGCGGACCTCGTACGGGCCCTGGACGGGTCGCTGGACATCGCCGGGCGGTTGGCCGAACGGGACGCGGCCTATCCGCGGCGGCGGGGCGTGGTGGCGCCGCCGCCGCGCGTCACGGTGGCCGCGGCGGCCTCCCGGCACGCCACGGTCATCGAGGTCCGTGCCCAGGACGCCCCCGGGCTGCTCCACCGGATCGGGCGCGCCCTGGAGGACGCGCACGTACGGGTGCGCAGCGCGCATGTCAGCACGCTGGGCGCCAACGCGGTGGACGCCTTCTACGTGACCGGGCCGCAAGGGGCACCGCTGCCGGGCGACGAGGCGGCGTCCGTGGCGCGGAAGCTGGAGGAGATGCTGCGCGGGTGA
- a CDS encoding P-II family nitrogen regulator encodes MKLITAVVKPHRLDEIKEALQAFGVHGLTVTEASGYGRQRGHTEVYRGAEYTVDLVPKIRIEVLAEDEDAEQLIDVIVKAARTGKIGDGKVWSLPVETAVRVRTGERGPDAL; translated from the coding sequence ATGAAGCTGATCACCGCGGTCGTCAAGCCGCACCGGCTCGACGAGATCAAGGAAGCCCTGCAGGCCTTCGGGGTGCACGGCCTTACGGTGACCGAGGCCAGTGGGTACGGTCGGCAGCGGGGCCACACTGAGGTGTACCGGGGTGCCGAGTACACGGTCGACCTGGTTCCCAAGATCCGTATCGAGGTGCTCGCCGAGGACGAGGACGCCGAGCAGTTGATCGACGTCATCGTCAAGGCCGCCCGCACCGGCAAGATCGGTGACGGCAAGGTCTGGTCCCTCCCGGTCGAGACGGCCGTACGGGTCCGGACCGGCGAGCGCGGCCCGGACGCGCTCTGA
- a CDS encoding ammonium transporter, with translation MVMTPGLALFYGGMVRAKSVLNMLMMSFISLGIVSILWVLYGYSLAFSGDQGGFIGDLDAIGLKGIDVTSTVDSFVAGANGEPHKIAAFAFILFQMLFAVITPALMSGALADRVKFSAWMIFVALWVTLAYFPVAHWVWAPGGWLFELGVIDFAGGTAVHINAGIGALAAVLVVGKRIGFKKDPMRPHSLPLVMIGTALLWFGWFGFNAGSWLGVDGTTARMAINTQIATAAAIIGWLIYERIRHGAFTTLGACSGAVAGLVAITPSGGHVNAFGAILIGIVAGAVCSWAVSLKYKLGYDDSLDVVGVHLVGGVIGTLLVGFLATDGIGGLDQFGKQATGAFSVMGYTFVVTWLIAFAIQKTIGFRTSEEDEVTGVDQTLHAETAYDFSSAAGSHISASTTSSVAAPESKKVEA, from the coding sequence CGGGCCTGGCGCTCTTCTACGGCGGCATGGTCCGTGCCAAGAGCGTGCTGAACATGCTGATGATGTCCTTCATCTCGCTGGGCATCGTCAGCATCCTGTGGGTGCTGTACGGCTACTCGCTCGCCTTCAGCGGTGACCAGGGCGGCTTCATCGGCGACCTGGACGCGATCGGCCTCAAGGGCATCGACGTCACCAGCACGGTCGACAGCTTCGTCGCCGGCGCGAACGGCGAGCCGCACAAGATCGCCGCGTTCGCCTTCATCCTCTTCCAGATGCTGTTCGCGGTCATCACCCCGGCCCTGATGAGCGGTGCGCTGGCCGACCGCGTCAAGTTCAGCGCCTGGATGATCTTCGTCGCACTCTGGGTCACCCTGGCCTACTTCCCGGTCGCGCACTGGGTCTGGGCGCCGGGCGGCTGGCTCTTCGAACTGGGCGTCATCGACTTCGCCGGTGGTACGGCGGTCCACATCAACGCCGGTATCGGCGCGCTCGCCGCGGTCCTCGTCGTGGGCAAGCGGATCGGCTTCAAGAAGGACCCGATGCGGCCGCACAGCCTGCCGCTGGTCATGATCGGCACCGCCCTGCTGTGGTTCGGCTGGTTCGGCTTCAACGCCGGCTCCTGGCTCGGTGTCGACGGCACGACCGCCCGCATGGCCATCAACACGCAGATCGCGACCGCCGCGGCCATCATCGGCTGGCTGATCTACGAGCGCATCCGTCACGGCGCGTTCACCACCCTCGGTGCCTGCTCCGGCGCCGTCGCGGGCCTCGTCGCGATCACCCCGTCCGGCGGTCACGTCAACGCCTTCGGCGCCATCCTGATCGGCATCGTCGCCGGTGCCGTCTGCTCCTGGGCGGTCAGCCTCAAGTACAAGCTCGGCTATGACGACTCCCTCGACGTCGTCGGCGTCCACCTGGTCGGTGGTGTCATCGGCACCCTGCTGGTCGGCTTCCTCGCGACCGACGGGATCGGCGGCCTCGACCAGTTCGGCAAGCAGGCCACGGGTGCCTTCTCGGTCATGGGCTACACCTTCGTGGTGACCTGGCTCATCGCCTTCGCCATCCAGAAGACGATCGGCTTCCGGACGTCCGAGGAGGACGAGGTCACCGGTGTCGACCAGACCCTGCACGCCGAGACCGCGTACGACTTCTCCTCGGCCGCCGGTTCGCACATCTCCGCCAGCACCACGAGCAGCGTCGCTGCGCCCGAGAGCAAGAAGGTCGAGGCATGA